In a single window of the Montipora capricornis isolate CH-2021 chromosome 11, ASM3666992v2, whole genome shotgun sequence genome:
- the LOC138023283 gene encoding uncharacterized protein: MSKANKIEWSKIDGAQPKPKRLHLEKDDADSLYHCPIHLCEHEGFQSQRGCRKHVNNKHSWFFYFDERPRVDSKIAANSSKVPTKSCASSTVVDDVSSSRTRSKPGARSMPSFSTSSQIGEQFATWLSGSGGGYKKERPAQQIVNRCLKFLKFCCEEEEELNFEVMDFSLCSPSLLFKFIDYLQEECKLGHGGRLGYIDAISELIDFRKVNGASDGVLRKLSATELYIKRARKTVAKMMRLQWTQDLDVESLEARGHWASMEELLEVVSFHLPRYEQTVKTCQNDPGQVNPSDLTFATKFLATYLFIKVKGSRPMTYQYLTVDMVKAAKEDGGFIDQKTFKTAGKYGFDSVILTDTSMQILDGYITFVRPLLKPQCDFVLVTKNGKQHSKLGNEMSKLVFDAIGKYIHPTRYRQIVETQSLDALDDKEHRLLCEDQKHSSVVAKVHYQKRRSREVAVKAHECLQKLQGTKGSEVDVEVNTRFGSSSSTATFEPTFECARSEHARPKIDTPHSNRLLSQGHQRRPLRFTTDEDDFLKKGIDKHGFGQWTAILRDPDFRFQKGRLADSLKKRAELQVFLFL, from the coding sequence atgagtaaagcaaacaagatcgAATGGTCTAAAATCGATGGTGCAcagcctaaaccaaaacgtcttcacctagaaaaagacgatgccgacagtttgtaccattgcccgatccatctgtgcgaacacgaaggatttcaaagccaacgcgggtgtaggaaacacgtcaacaacaagcatagttggttcttttatttcgacgaaagaccccgcgtagactcgaagattgccgcaaactcttcaaaagtgccaacaaaatcgtgcgcctcgagtacagttgttgatgatgtaTCGTCGTCTAGAACGCGATCAAAACCCGGCGCTAGATCGATGCCTTCCTTCTCAACTTCCAGTCAAATAGGCGAGCAATTTGCGACTTGGCTttctggaagtggcggcggttacaagaaagaacgtcccgctcagcaaattgtcaacagatgcttgaaatttctcaagttttgctgcgaagaggaggaggaattaaatttcgaagtcatggattttagcctgtgttctccaagcctgttgtttaagtttatcgaCTATTTGcaagaggagtgcaagctcggacatggcgggagattgggttacatagatgccatttcggagttgatcgacttcagaaaggtcaacggggcgtcggatggagttcttcgaaaattatctgccacggaattgtacatcaaaagagcgcgcaagacagtggcgaagatgatgagattgcaatggacgcaagatctcgacgtcgaatcattagaggccaggggtcattgggcaagcatggaagaactgttagaagtcgtgtcttttcacttgcctcgctacgaacagaccgtaaaaacgtgccaaaatgaccccgggcaagtgaatccctctgacctgacatttgcaacgaaattcttggccacctacttgttcatcaaagtgaaaggatcgcgtcccatgacttatcagtatctcacggttgacatggtaaaggcagcaaaggaagatgggggtttcatcgatcagaaaacctttaaaacggctggaaagtacggatttgactctgtgattctgacagatacgagcatgcaaatactcgacggctacattactttcgtgaggcctttgctcaaaccccagtgcgattttgttttggtcaccaaaaacggaaaacaacacagcaaattgggcaacgagatgagcaagttggtcttcgacgccattggcaaatacattcaccccacgcgttatcgccaaatcgtcgagacgcaaagtcttgacgcgctcgacgacaaagagcaccgacttttgtgtgaagaccaaaaacatagctctgtcgttgccaaagtacactatcagaagcggagatcgcgcgaagttgctGTAAAGGCTCACGagtgtcttcaaaaattacaaggTACCAAAGGCTCGGAGGTGGACgtggaagtgaacactagatttggcagctcaAGTTCCACAGCCACTTTCGAGCCAACCTTTGAATGTGCGCGATCGGAACACGCACGGCCCAAAATCGATACTccgcattcaaatcgcttactaagtcagggccatcaacgtcgaccgttgagatttacgacagacgaagacgattttctcaaaaagggtatcgataagcacggatttggacaatggactgcTATTTTAAGAGacccagattttcgttttcagaaaggcaggctggcagattctttaaaaaagagGGCTGAACTTCAAGTTTTTTTGTTCCTCTAG
- the LOC138024521 gene encoding keratin-associated protein 9-1-like isoform X2 has translation MFQPALVLAVMTPFLLAAISLADEKCKYGATNQNLCQKTCNSTHCACTMDGSSTFESCTQKCNFLSSCRDMVCSGGNTCSQQCFFGSCNMKCLSSKFCYQSCVWKAKCQQVTCSSSTCSQVCANCTMVCPRGVESCHQMCLGGECDMRCFARKCIRQCLGGKCNSIGHTEESNASPVQPSFWIWILLIDVFTL, from the exons ATGTTCCAACCAGCTTTAGTGTTAGCGGTGATGACTCCGTTCCTCCTCGCAGCGATTTCATTGGCTGATGAAAAGTGCAAATATGGTGCTACCAATCAAAACCTCTGTCAAAAGACATGTAACTCTACCCATTGCGCGTGCACCATGGATGGATCTTCTACATTCGAGAGCTGCACACAAAAGTGCAATTTTCTCTCTTCTTGCCGCGATATGGTGTGTTCGG GAGGGAACACTTGTTCTCAGCAGTGTTTTTTCGGTAGTTGTAACATGAAGTGTCTTTCGAGCAAGTTCTGTTATCAGTCATGCGTGTGGAAAGCCAAATGTCAGCAAGTCACGTGTTCATCGTCCACCTGCAGTCAGGTCTGCGCAAATTGTACCATGGTATGTCCCAGAGGGGTGGAGAGCTGTCACCAGATGTGCTTAGGGGGAGAGTGCGATATGAGGTGTTTTGCGCGAAAATGTATAAGACAGTGTTTAGGAGGAAAATGCAACTCGATTGGTCACACAGAAGAGAGCAATGCATCACCCGTGCAGCCAAGCTTTTGGATCTGGATTCTGCTCATAGACGTTTTTACTTTATAA
- the LOC138024521 gene encoding keratin-associated protein 9-1-like isoform X1, whose protein sequence is MNKKTKGYLNKGYSKTMFQPALVLAVMTPFLLAAISLADEKCKYGATNQNLCQKTCNSTHCACTMDGSSTFESCTQKCNFLSSCRDMVCSGGNTCSQQCFFGSCNMKCLSSKFCYQSCVWKAKCQQVTCSSSTCSQVCANCTMVCPRGVESCHQMCLGGECDMRCFARKCIRQCLGGKCNSIGHTEESNASPVQPSFWIWILLIDVFTL, encoded by the exons ATGaataaaaaaaccaaaggatatttgaacaaaggatattcAAAAAC AATGTTCCAACCAGCTTTAGTGTTAGCGGTGATGACTCCGTTCCTCCTCGCAGCGATTTCATTGGCTGATGAAAAGTGCAAATATGGTGCTACCAATCAAAACCTCTGTCAAAAGACATGTAACTCTACCCATTGCGCGTGCACCATGGATGGATCTTCTACATTCGAGAGCTGCACACAAAAGTGCAATTTTCTCTCTTCTTGCCGCGATATGGTGTGTTCGG GAGGGAACACTTGTTCTCAGCAGTGTTTTTTCGGTAGTTGTAACATGAAGTGTCTTTCGAGCAAGTTCTGTTATCAGTCATGCGTGTGGAAAGCCAAATGTCAGCAAGTCACGTGTTCATCGTCCACCTGCAGTCAGGTCTGCGCAAATTGTACCATGGTATGTCCCAGAGGGGTGGAGAGCTGTCACCAGATGTGCTTAGGGGGAGAGTGCGATATGAGGTGTTTTGCGCGAAAATGTATAAGACAGTGTTTAGGAGGAAAATGCAACTCGATTGGTCACACAGAAGAGAGCAATGCATCACCCGTGCAGCCAAGCTTTTGGATCTGGATTCTGCTCATAGACGTTTTTACTTTATAA